From the genome of Myxosarcina sp. GI1, one region includes:
- a CDS encoding OFA family MFS transporter, protein MTDFNLNFKVFKLPAERGRWLLIPLGTSVLLCLGSVYSWSVFRTPLEGEFKINATESLLPYTIALVFYAALMPIAGFYIPRIGTRITTAIGGIMVGTGYILSSFATNIETMTLTYGVIAGSGVGIAYGVPMVVVAKWFPDRQGLAVGLTIIGFGLSPLVTAPLANSLINAYSVKPTLQILGIVFTLIILAIALVLELPPQDWHPHRHLFAKSQSIASVAYPTNLFRSRSFYGLWICYAIGTAIGLSAIGISSSVGEETIDIDPRLAASSVSLFALFNGVSRPLFGWLSDRFKPHYVAIANYALILTACVLMVNAKEGQVAIYVVAFCLFWFCLGGWLAIAPTTTLRFFNPDNYAQNYGIVFTTYGVGALLGTLVTGRIRDWFGFYTYAFYPMALLAIAGIVVASIMLKHDRSS, encoded by the coding sequence ATGACAGATTTTAACTTGAACTTCAAGGTATTTAAACTACCAGCAGAGCGGGGAAGATGGTTACTAATTCCTCTAGGTACGAGCGTTTTGCTCTGTTTGGGGAGCGTTTATTCTTGGAGCGTTTTTAGAACTCCCTTAGAAGGAGAATTTAAGATTAATGCGACGGAAAGTCTGTTACCCTATACTATCGCCCTAGTCTTTTATGCTGCACTCATGCCGATCGCGGGATTTTATATCCCCCGAATTGGGACTCGAATTACTACAGCGATCGGTGGCATCATGGTCGGTACGGGCTATATTCTTTCTAGCTTTGCCACTAACATTGAGACAATGACCCTTACTTACGGAGTCATTGCTGGATCGGGGGTGGGAATTGCTTACGGCGTACCGATGGTGGTAGTAGCCAAGTGGTTTCCCGATCGCCAGGGACTAGCAGTAGGTTTGACAATTATTGGGTTTGGGCTTTCTCCCTTAGTTACTGCTCCTTTGGCTAATAGTTTAATCAACGCTTATTCCGTCAAACCAACTTTGCAGATTTTAGGAATTGTCTTTACCTTAATTATCTTAGCAATTGCCCTGGTTTTAGAGTTGCCCCCTCAAGACTGGCATCCCCACCGCCATTTATTCGCCAAATCTCAGTCTATTGCCTCTGTAGCCTACCCGACAAATCTCTTTCGGAGTCGCTCATTTTATGGCTTATGGATCTGTTACGCCATTGGAACTGCTATCGGTTTGAGTGCTATTGGTATTTCGAGTTCGGTAGGAGAGGAAACAATCGACATCGATCCCAGACTGGCAGCAAGCAGTGTTTCTTTATTCGCTCTATTTAATGGAGTTAGTCGTCCCTTGTTTGGCTGGTTGAGCGATCGCTTCAAACCCCACTATGTGGCGATCGCCAATTATGCCCTAATATTAACTGCTTGTGTGTTAATGGTAAATGCCAAAGAGGGACAAGTTGCCATTTACGTTGTTGCCTTCTGTCTGTTTTGGTTTTGTTTGGGAGGCTGGCTGGCGATCGCTCCTACTACTACCCTTCGTTTCTTTAACCCCGACAACTATGCCCAAAATTACGGGATCGTGTTCACGACTTATGGGGTGGGTGCCTTGCTGGGAACTTTAGTTACAGGACGAATTCGCGATTGGTTTGGTTTCTATACCTATGCTTTTTATCCTATGGCACTGCTAGCAATAGCGGGCATCGTAGTTGCTAGCATCATGCTGAAACACGATCGCTCTTCCTAA
- a CDS encoding heme-copper oxidase subunit III: MTSLDPTLNQEELAQSSHVAHEHEDNRMLGFIIFLLSESVIFLSFFGGYIIYKTTMTDWLPPGVEGLEVREPAINTVVLVSSSFVIYIAERFLHKENLWGFRIFWLLTMAMGSYFLYGQAVEWNSLEFGFTSGVFGGTFYLLTGFHGLHVLTGILLQTIMLTRSFLPNNYEGGQFGVEATSLFWHFVDVIWIVLFILIYVWQ; encoded by the coding sequence ATGACCAGTTTAGACCCTACTTTAAACCAAGAAGAATTAGCTCAATCCAGTCACGTAGCCCACGAACATGAAGATAATAGAATGCTGGGCTTTATTATCTTTCTGCTTTCTGAAAGTGTTATTTTCCTCAGTTTTTTTGGGGGATACATTATCTATAAAACTACCATGACGGATTGGCTTCCTCCTGGCGTGGAGGGGTTGGAAGTTAGAGAACCAGCTATTAATACTGTAGTGTTAGTCTCTAGCAGTTTTGTAATTTATATCGCTGAAAGGTTTTTACACAAAGAAAATCTCTGGGGTTTCCGCATCTTTTGGCTGTTAACAATGGCAATGGGTAGCTATTTTCTCTACGGACAAGCTGTGGAATGGAATAGCCTGGAATTTGGTTTTACCTCTGGTGTTTTTGGTGGAACTTTTTACCTGTTAACAGGCTTTCATGGTTTGCACGTTTTAACAGGAATTCTCTTACAAACCATCATGTTAACTCGTTCTTTTTTACCAAATAATTATGAAGGTGGACAATTTGGGGTAGAAGCTACTTCTTTGTTTTGGCACTTTGTTGATGTGATTTGGATTGTTTTGTTTATTTTGATTTATGTTTGGCAGTAG
- a CDS encoding P-loop NTPase fold protein has product MTQEDLPISEINSHIEEYLDYYCGLSHAPGFAVLLKGEWGCGKTWFINKYREKFENKKQKFLYVSLYGMTSFTEIENSFFQQLHPLLSSKGMAITGKILQGVLRTTLKIDLNSDGKDDGSVSLQIPKIDIPESFKKADERILIFDDLERCQIDVGNLLGYINYFVEHQDFKVILVANEAKLISNNNYTEIKEKLIGKTFDINRDLDGALKDFIKELNNLEIEKFLFSNTELIEDIYYKAEYENLRTLKQIILDFERIFKVLPEKAKAKPELLKEILKLLMAFSIEIKRGNLLPKSISIFQQASVFKLTEAKRDYIEQRATNNQDSLSNSSEENNKKTIISLTEIIERYTFLDSFVYQPLPNLAWWQSFLDKGDTNPSVLNKSISNSKYFQDENTPNWIRLWRFYDLSDENFDTLLKKVESEYERREFTDIRDIKDVTGLFMKLSDIGLYSKSKEELFQNSKNYVEDLIGLNRLNLNLDSDCTLNLRKESKDFKEIIEYQKLCVFIKEVRQASFKKSLPNLGLKLLDIMVNEPYQFYSIICSKDSDNTNNNSHRVYSEIPIFQHIKVDDFFEKFLSLNFDAQRTCFYGIEMRYKFHDINKKLFNELQWLYKLRSLLVEHANFGRGKPSGYRFELLINVYLDRAIENLLASFEIWLTKHLLNKVSSLKIFYWTYMNEVFENKIALALQDEMTNNQ; this is encoded by the coding sequence ATGACTCAAGAAGATCTACCAATCAGCGAAATCAACAGCCACATTGAAGAATATCTAGATTATTACTGCGGTTTATCTCATGCGCCAGGCTTTGCAGTTTTACTCAAAGGTGAATGGGGCTGTGGGAAGACTTGGTTTATCAACAAATATCGTGAAAAGTTTGAAAACAAAAAACAAAAATTTTTATATGTAAGCTTGTACGGAATGACTAGCTTTACTGAAATAGAAAATTCGTTTTTCCAGCAGCTACATCCTTTGTTGTCCTCAAAAGGAATGGCAATAACAGGAAAAATTCTTCAAGGAGTTCTAAGAACTACGCTTAAAATCGATCTGAATAGTGACGGGAAAGATGATGGTAGTGTAAGTTTGCAAATTCCTAAAATCGATATACCTGAATCTTTTAAAAAAGCTGATGAACGTATTTTAATTTTTGATGATTTAGAACGCTGTCAAATAGATGTTGGAAATCTTTTAGGATATATAAATTATTTTGTCGAGCATCAAGATTTTAAAGTAATTTTAGTCGCTAATGAAGCAAAACTTATTAGCAATAATAATTATACAGAAATAAAAGAAAAGCTTATTGGTAAAACTTTTGATATTAATCGCGATCTTGATGGTGCATTAAAAGACTTTATTAAAGAACTTAATAATTTAGAAATAGAAAAATTTTTGTTTAGCAATACAGAATTAATAGAAGACATATATTATAAAGCTGAATATGAAAATCTAAGAACCTTAAAACAAATCATTTTAGATTTTGAGAGAATTTTTAAAGTATTACCAGAGAAAGCGAAAGCTAAGCCTGAGTTGTTAAAAGAAATTTTAAAGTTACTAATGGCTTTCTCTATTGAAATCAAACGTGGTAATTTATTGCCCAAAAGTATTAGTATCTTTCAGCAAGCATCTGTTTTCAAGCTGACTGAAGCTAAGCGCGATTATATAGAACAAAGAGCTACAAATAACCAAGATAGTTTATCTAATTCATCTGAGGAGAATAATAAGAAAACAATTATTTCTCTTACAGAAATAATTGAACGATATACATTTTTAGATTCATTTGTGTACCAACCTTTGCCTAATTTAGCATGGTGGCAGTCATTCCTAGATAAAGGTGATACGAATCCCTCTGTTTTAAATAAGTCAATATCAAATAGTAAATATTTTCAAGATGAAAACACACCAAACTGGATTAGATTGTGGCGATTTTATGATTTAAGTGATGAAAATTTTGATACATTACTTAAAAAAGTAGAATCAGAGTATGAAAGGAGAGAATTTACCGATATCAGAGATATAAAGGATGTCACGGGTCTTTTCATGAAATTATCTGATATTGGATTATATTCTAAGAGTAAAGAAGAATTATTTCAGAATTCAAAGAATTATGTTGAAGATTTGATAGGATTAAATCGCTTAAACTTAAATCTTGACTCGGATTGTACCCTAAATTTAAGAAAAGAATCTAAGGACTTTAAAGAAATAATCGAGTATCAAAAGTTATGTGTTTTTATCAAAGAAGTTAGACAGGCTAGTTTTAAAAAAAGCTTGCCAAATTTGGGTTTGAAATTGCTTGATATTATGGTGAATGAACCATATCAATTTTACAGTATAATTTGCTCAAAAGATTCTGACAATACAAACAATAATTCACATCGGGTATACTCTGAGATTCCGATATTTCAACATATTAAAGTAGATGACTTTTTTGAAAAATTTTTGTCATTAAATTTTGATGCTCAAAGAACTTGTTTTTATGGCATTGAAATGCGTTATAAATTTCATGACATCAATAAAAAGCTATTTAACGAACTACAATGGCTTTATAAACTACGTAGTTTATTAGTAGAACACGCAAACTTTGGAAGAGGAAAGCCTAGTGGATATCGTTTTGAATTATTGATAAATGTCTATTTAGATAGAGCAATTGAAAATCTTTTAGCATCATTTGAGATTTGGCTCACAAAACACCTATTAAATAAAGTATCTAGCTTGAAAATATTTTACTGGACTTATATGAACGAAGTATTTGAGAACAAAATAGCATTAGCTTTACAAGATGAGATGACAAACAACCAGTAA
- a CDS encoding DUF2231 domain-containing protein, with product MFENLLPPLNDHNLPYPDTIHPIVVHFVIAMVLFAFFCDVVGYFSKNYKLFEVSWWNMFFATISIFIAVVFGQIEAGLALAYDAVEPVLNLHTIIGWSLSGIIAAVTAWRYVIRSQDPKQMPVAYLGVGLLLTGLVLYQVYLGDELVWVYGLHAIPVVEAAKEGLL from the coding sequence ATGTTTGAAAATTTACTTCCGCCACTTAACGACCACAATTTACCCTATCCCGATACCATACATCCCATAGTGGTACATTTTGTCATTGCAATGGTGTTATTTGCCTTTTTCTGTGACGTGGTAGGTTATTTCAGCAAAAACTATAAGCTTTTTGAAGTTAGCTGGTGGAATATGTTTTTTGCTACCATTTCCATCTTTATTGCAGTGGTATTTGGGCAAATAGAAGCAGGTTTGGCACTCGCTTATGATGCCGTCGAACCAGTATTAAATTTACACACTATTATTGGCTGGTCGCTATCGGGAATTATTGCGGCAGTTACAGCTTGGCGTTATGTAATTCGCTCGCAAGATCCCAAACAAATGCCTGTAGCTTACTTAGGAGTAGGGCTGTTGTTAACTGGCTTGGTCTTGTACCAAGTATACTTAGGAGATGAATTAGTTTGGGTTTATGGTTTGCACGCAATTCCCGTAGTTGAAGCAGCCAAGGAGGGACTTTTATAA
- a CDS encoding GMC oxidoreductase produces MIIDDQFYDVIIVGSGAGGGTLSRKLAEAGKKILVLERGEFTEKESSELVEVEVFKKEDYHAPEQWYDREGEPFHPQTSYCVGGNTKIYSGALLRLREKDFDRVQHQEGISPEWGLKYQDFEPYYTAAEKLYRIHGRAGDDPTEPPRSEDYPYTPVDRASQIQEIGDRLSKHGLHPAYLPIGIGDEGRTDSEDTGISPVIRAGKDVTLKTGAKVVALHTNSSGKEVKAVEAQIKGQSYLFMGHIIVLSCGAINSAALLLRSANEKHPQGLANSSNLVGRNLMKQLMTVILQQSPQPNSGLFQRTMYINDFYWGDRDFSYPMGHIQDAGGILQDVIFSESPPILSVAAKIMPGFGLKQLAKRSIGWWLQTEDLPDPNNRVYLKGEKLHLDYTPNNTEAHDRLLYRWQEVLKATDKQSRGIHPYGSTPIQVVAHQCGTCRFGEAPQDSVLDLNCRTHDVDNLYVVDSSFFPSSAAVSPALTVIANALRVGNILIARLG; encoded by the coding sequence ATGATTATAGATGACCAATTTTACGATGTAATTATTGTTGGCAGTGGTGCGGGTGGTGGTACGCTGTCTCGTAAACTGGCAGAAGCTGGAAAAAAAATTTTAGTACTAGAAAGAGGAGAATTTACCGAAAAAGAAAGTTCGGAATTAGTAGAAGTAGAAGTTTTTAAAAAAGAAGATTATCACGCTCCCGAACAATGGTACGATCGCGAGGGCGAACCCTTTCATCCTCAAACCAGTTACTGTGTGGGGGGCAATACTAAAATTTATAGCGGTGCGTTATTGCGCCTTAGAGAAAAAGATTTCGATCGAGTACAGCATCAAGAAGGAATTTCACCTGAATGGGGCTTAAAATACCAGGATTTTGAACCCTACTACACCGCTGCCGAAAAACTCTATCGCATTCATGGTAGAGCAGGAGACGATCCCACAGAACCCCCTAGAAGTGAAGATTATCCCTATACGCCAGTCGATCGCGCCTCACAAATCCAAGAAATTGGCGATCGCCTGTCCAAGCACGGTTTGCATCCCGCCTATCTTCCCATTGGTATTGGCGACGAAGGACGCACTGACTCGGAAGATACTGGTATAAGTCCTGTCATTCGTGCGGGTAAAGACGTAACTTTAAAAACTGGAGCGAAAGTAGTCGCTTTACATACCAATTCTTCAGGTAAAGAAGTCAAAGCGGTTGAGGCGCAGATTAAAGGACAATCCTATTTGTTTATGGGTCATATTATCGTACTTTCCTGTGGTGCGATTAATTCTGCTGCTTTATTGTTGAGATCGGCGAATGAAAAGCATCCCCAAGGATTAGCTAATAGTTCCAACTTGGTGGGACGTAATCTGATGAAACAGCTAATGACGGTAATTCTTCAGCAGTCCCCTCAACCTAATTCGGGTTTGTTTCAACGCACTATGTATATCAATGATTTCTACTGGGGCGATAGAGATTTTTCCTATCCTATGGGACATATTCAGGATGCGGGGGGCATTTTGCAAGACGTGATTTTTTCCGAATCTCCGCCGATTTTGTCTGTGGCTGCCAAAATAATGCCAGGTTTTGGCTTAAAGCAGTTGGCAAAACGTTCTATCGGCTGGTGGCTGCAAACAGAAGATTTACCCGATCCCAACAACCGAGTTTATCTCAAAGGAGAGAAACTTCATTTAGACTATACTCCCAACAACACCGAAGCACACGATCGCCTGCTTTATCGTTGGCAAGAAGTCCTTAAAGCTACAGATAAACAGTCTCGCGGCATTCATCCTTATGGCAGTACTCCCATTCAAGTAGTGGCTCATCAATGCGGTACCTGTCGTTTTGGCGAAGCTCCCCAAGATTCCGTTCTCGATCTCAATTGTCGCACCCACGATGTCGATAATCTCTATGTAGTAGATAGTAGCTTTTTTCCTTCCAGTGCGGCGGTAAGTCCCGCTTTGACGGTTATTGCCAATGCTTTGAGGGTGGGAAATATATTAATTGCAAGATTGGGTTAG
- a CDS encoding cytochrome c oxidase subunit II — translation MKVKRILTIGAIALVLAGISVWVGELSYSWFPPQASAEAILIDKLFSLLTAIGTFIFLGVTVAIIYNIIFHRAGRYDTSDGPPIEGNLTLEIVWTAIPLLIVFGIAAFSYQTYDRMDLHGPTEIAHLPQVIEAAYADTGALTTEAMTNIEVDSKQWAWVFRYPEKNITSTELHLPVDRRAHLTMRSQDVIHGFYIPAFRVKQDIIPPKTVDFEFTPIRVGKYRLRDSQYSGTYFAAMQTDVVVESPADYQSWLDNAAQQAPSPAPIPANLEYDKREADLAAWQTVVPAPVPVVNYHP, via the coding sequence GTGAAAGTCAAGAGAATTTTAACAATTGGCGCGATCGCTTTAGTCTTGGCGGGAATTAGCGTTTGGGTGGGAGAGTTATCTTATTCCTGGTTTCCTCCCCAAGCCTCGGCTGAAGCGATTTTAATCGATAAATTATTTAGTTTGTTAACGGCGATCGGTACGTTTATTTTTTTAGGCGTTACGGTAGCGATTATTTACAATATTATTTTTCATCGGGCGGGCAGATACGATACCAGTGATGGACCGCCAATAGAAGGTAACTTGACTCTAGAGATCGTTTGGACGGCAATACCTTTGCTAATCGTTTTTGGCATTGCTGCCTTTAGCTACCAAACTTACGATCGCATGGATTTACACGGCCCGACAGAAATTGCTCATTTACCGCAGGTTATAGAAGCTGCCTATGCCGATACTGGAGCGTTGACGACCGAAGCGATGACTAATATCGAGGTAGACTCCAAACAGTGGGCGTGGGTATTTCGCTATCCAGAGAAAAATATTACCAGCACCGAACTTCATCTACCCGTAGATCGACGCGCTCATTTGACGATGCGATCGCAGGATGTCATTCACGGCTTTTATATTCCCGCGTTTCGAGTCAAACAGGATATTATTCCTCCTAAAACCGTTGATTTTGAATTTACTCCCATTCGCGTAGGCAAATATCGCCTCAGAGATTCTCAATATAGCGGTACGTACTTTGCTGCCATGCAAACCGATGTAGTGGTAGAGTCGCCAGCAGATTACCAAAGTTGGTTAGATAATGCCGCCCAGCAAGCACCTTCTCCCGCCCCCATTCCCGCAAATCTCGAATATGACAAACGAGAAGCAGACTTGGCAGCATGGCAAACCGTCGTACCTGCCCCTGTACCAGTAGTTAATTATCATCCGTAA
- the ctaD gene encoding cytochrome c oxidase subunit I, protein MTVTSNPQECIQEKPPNWRKYFSFSTDHKVIGIQYLVTSFFFFLLAGVFAMIMRGELITPEPDLLDRTVYNALFTMHGTIMLFGWTFPALVGLANYLVPLMIGARDMAFPRLNAAAFWMIPVVGILFILSFLVPGGPSQSGWWAYPPVSLQNPTGNLINGQFIWLLAVAISGVSSIMGAVNFVTTIIGMRAPGMTWFKTPAFVWTVMAAQIIQLYGLPALTAGAVMLLCDLAFGTAFFDPAQGGNPVLFQHFFWFYSHPAVYVIILPIFGVFSEIFPVYARKPLFGYKVVAVSSIIITCLSGIVWVHHMFASGTPGWMRMAFMFTTMLISVPTGIKVFAWVGTIWGGKLRLDTPMLFALGGLINFVFAGITGIMLSSTPIDIHVNNTYFVVGHFHYVLYGSMVFGLFAAIYHWFPKMTGKMYYESLGKLHFWLSFIGTALNFLPMHPVGLMGMPRRVASYDPEFAFWNVLASIGAFILGISTIPFLLNMVSSWISGKPAGNNPWRAIGLEWLVSSPPDVENFEEIPIVVSEPYGYGKDEPLTENLG, encoded by the coding sequence ATGACAGTTACTTCAAATCCCCAAGAATGTATCCAAGAAAAGCCACCGAATTGGCGTAAATATTTTAGTTTTAGTACCGACCATAAAGTCATCGGCATTCAATATTTAGTTACCTCGTTTTTTTTCTTTCTTCTGGCTGGTGTGTTCGCCATGATTATGCGGGGGGAATTAATTACCCCCGAACCAGATTTATTAGACCGCACCGTATATAACGCCCTGTTTACCATGCACGGTACGATCATGCTGTTTGGCTGGACATTTCCTGCTTTGGTAGGACTAGCTAACTATCTCGTTCCCCTAATGATTGGGGCGAGAGATATGGCGTTTCCCCGTCTAAATGCTGCTGCATTTTGGATGATCCCTGTAGTGGGAATTTTATTTATCCTGAGTTTTCTCGTCCCTGGAGGTCCTTCTCAGTCTGGGTGGTGGGCATATCCCCCCGTTAGTTTGCAAAATCCTACGGGTAATTTAATTAACGGTCAATTTATTTGGCTGTTGGCGGTGGCAATATCTGGTGTTTCTTCCATTATGGGGGCAGTTAACTTTGTTACTACTATTATCGGGATGCGTGCCCCAGGAATGACTTGGTTTAAAACTCCTGCTTTTGTCTGGACGGTGATGGCAGCACAAATAATTCAGCTTTACGGCTTACCTGCCTTGACTGCTGGTGCAGTGATGTTGTTATGCGATCTTGCTTTCGGTACGGCATTTTTCGATCCCGCTCAAGGGGGCAATCCAGTTTTATTCCAGCACTTTTTCTGGTTTTATTCACATCCTGCCGTATATGTAATTATTCTGCCAATATTTGGCGTTTTTTCGGAAATTTTCCCCGTCTACGCCCGTAAACCCCTATTCGGTTATAAAGTCGTAGCAGTGTCTTCTATTATAATCACTTGCTTAAGTGGAATCGTTTGGGTACACCATATGTTTGCCAGTGGTACTCCAGGCTGGATGCGGATGGCATTTATGTTTACTACCATGTTAATTTCAGTGCCGACAGGAATTAAAGTCTTTGCCTGGGTGGGAACGATTTGGGGCGGTAAACTGCGTTTGGATACCCCGATGTTATTTGCTTTAGGCGGGCTAATAAACTTTGTCTTCGCGGGCATTACAGGCATCATGCTATCTTCCACCCCCATCGACATTCACGTTAACAATACCTATTTCGTTGTAGGACACTTCCACTATGTCCTTTACGGTTCGATGGTTTTCGGTTTATTTGCTGCCATCTATCACTGGTTTCCCAAAATGACAGGGAAAATGTACTACGAAAGTCTAGGGAAACTCCACTTCTGGCTATCCTTTATCGGTACAGCCCTCAATTTTCTACCCATGCACCCCGTAGGTTTAATGGGAATGCCCCGCCGAGTCGCTTCCTACGATCCCGAATTTGCCTTCTGGAACGTGCTGGCTAGTATTGGCGCATTTATTCTGGGCATCTCTACCATTCCTTTCCTGTTAAATATGGTCAGTTCTTGGATTTCGGGCAAACCAGCAGGAAACAACCCCTGGCGGGCAATTGGCTTGGAATGGCTGGTTTCTTCTCCCCCTGACGTGGAAAACTTTGAAGAAATTCCCATTGTTGTCTCCGAACCTTATGGCTATGGGAAAGATGAACCGTTAACGGAGAATTTAGGGTAG
- a CDS encoding DUF2231 domain-containing protein gives MNPELIARLALGANGLPYSIPIHPNLVHLTLGLFIIGIAFDVVGLLFPFDKVVFKYLAIPATRSNFFDVGWYNMLAAAIVTFLTVAFGFYEIMLVDTTPNIESAWGLGAMETMLWHGVGGVLLLAAIVGMTVWRGFQRYVWFNDTSRQVQWSYLLVGVIIMFFMYVHGTLGAQLAAEFGVHNTAGNLLRLGQDPNKILR, from the coding sequence ATGAATCCAGAATTAATCGCTCGATTAGCACTAGGGGCAAATGGGCTTCCTTACTCGATTCCCATTCATCCCAACTTAGTACATCTCACTCTAGGCTTATTTATTATTGGTATTGCTTTTGATGTCGTGGGGCTGCTATTTCCCTTTGACAAGGTGGTATTCAAATATTTAGCCATTCCCGCCACTCGCTCTAATTTCTTTGATGTCGGTTGGTACAATATGCTGGCGGCAGCGATCGTTACCTTCTTGACAGTGGCGTTTGGTTTTTACGAGATTATGCTAGTAGATACTACTCCCAATATCGAAAGTGCCTGGGGTTTGGGAGCGATGGAAACTATGCTGTGGCACGGCGTGGGCGGAGTGTTGCTTTTAGCAGCGATCGTCGGTATGACTGTATGGCGGGGKTTTCAACGCTATGTCTGGTTTAACGACACCAGCCGACAAGTACAGTGGAGCTATCTATTAGTTGGCGTAATAATTATGTTCTTCATGTATGTTCACGGCACTTTAGGGGCGCAGCTAGCAGCAGAATTTGGCGTTCACAACACCGCAGGAAATCTACTGCGTTTGGGACAAGACCCCAACAAAATATTAAGATGA